A portion of the Pseudarthrobacter defluvii genome contains these proteins:
- a CDS encoding oxygenase MpaB family protein yields the protein MRNVLRSWQDEVKKTFSGNADAPPEWSLRLAEGDDAGYHLPGSAVWAVHGSMTPIVGGIRTLLMQSLHPGALAGVHEHSNFREDPLRRLANTIRWIFTVTYGSTAAAEEATRRVRHLHKPVQGSYQDNDGGQRTYSANDPALAGWIHLAFTDGFLAAHKIWGGPIPDGDDAYVREWAQAGRLMGVENPPTTEAEMRSQLEGWYAQGQLRADGRVKETVEFIRKAPLHPLLRPGYRILFAGAVYSLEPRYREMLGLSVPRLGPFPLPVRLATKVVLGVVHLALGGIGRRMGPSEIAARQRLKRLGEPSANLA from the coding sequence ATGCGCAATGTCCTTCGATCATGGCAGGACGAGGTCAAGAAGACCTTCTCAGGCAACGCCGACGCTCCGCCGGAGTGGTCGCTGCGCCTGGCGGAAGGCGACGACGCGGGCTACCACCTGCCCGGTTCAGCGGTCTGGGCTGTCCACGGCTCCATGACGCCCATTGTCGGAGGAATCCGAACGTTGCTCATGCAGTCGCTGCATCCGGGCGCCCTGGCAGGCGTTCACGAGCACTCCAACTTCCGCGAGGACCCCTTGCGCCGGCTGGCCAACACCATCCGCTGGATCTTCACGGTCACGTATGGATCCACGGCGGCGGCGGAGGAGGCAACACGGCGTGTCCGCCACCTGCATAAGCCCGTCCAGGGCAGCTACCAGGACAACGACGGCGGCCAGCGCACCTACAGTGCCAACGATCCGGCGCTCGCAGGCTGGATCCACCTCGCCTTCACGGACGGCTTCCTCGCAGCCCACAAGATCTGGGGTGGGCCCATTCCGGACGGGGACGACGCCTACGTCCGGGAGTGGGCCCAGGCGGGGCGGCTGATGGGGGTGGAAAACCCGCCGACGACGGAAGCGGAGATGCGGAGCCAGCTGGAAGGGTGGTACGCGCAGGGCCAACTGAGGGCAGACGGGCGGGTGAAGGAGACCGTGGAGTTCATCCGCAAGGCTCCGCTGCATCCCCTGCTCAGGCCCGGCTACCGGATCCTGTTTGCCGGCGCCGTCTACAGCCTGGAACCCCGGTACCGCGAAATGCTGGGGCTCTCTGTGCCACGGCTGGGCCCCTTTCCCCTTCCGGTGAGGCTGGCCACGAAGGTGGTGCTCGGCGTCGTACACCTCGCCCTGGGCGGCATCGGCCGGCGCATGGGTCCGAGTGAAATCGCCGCGAGGCAACGCCTGAAGCGGCTCGGGGAGCCCTCGGCGAACCTGGCCTGA